TCAATAcatataattacaaaataataattatttgcattttaacataattatatttacaaatacatttaattgatacaatatttttttgtttcaaattacTTGCCTTTATAATGATATATAACTGTAACTATTCTGTATGTACAGCTGGTGCTGGAGTGGTTCCGTCCTACACCAATAAAAGTGTAATGttcttaaattataataattactaagTATGATAAGTTTaattattgtgtttttcttaattattaaatagataatAAGGATCCTGTCTTGGTCTGTCCACCTAATATTACAACTACTACAGCAGATGGATCAGAACAAGCAGTTAATGTCAACTGGACTGATCCAATAGTAATTGACAATTCTGGTGAAGATATAACACCAACGTCCAAGTACAATCCGGGAAATAATGAATTTGATATTGGCAGCACTGATGTTATATATGATGTAGTTGATAGTTCAAGCAATGCAGCAACATGTACCTTTACAGTAACTGTTACTGGTAAGTATAACTAGTCTCTCCTCCTCCCTCCCCACTGAAGTGTCAAAATTAACTCGGTGATATCAAAATTATGGTATAAATGCATTATTACCCTGATCTTCTTCACtgggtattattattatcgttgttaagcataatataaattatacatttcaattattatcattacattTTAGATCCAGAAGCTCCAGATATTATAGATTGTCCAATCGGTATGATTGTTAACACAACAACTGGTGAGGCATTTGCAATCAATGTCACATGGATGGAACCGACAGCTACTGATAACTCTGGAGAGACTCCTATACCAGTAACAGTCTACACTTCCGGTGATAATAAGTTTCCAATTGGTGACACAACAGTCCAGTACAATGTGTCAGATTCAGCTGGTAACTTTAATGATAGCTGCAGTTTTGCTATCACTGTTCAAGGTAAGAATGTACCTTATGAAGAGACTTCCCAAGAatgaattataatataaataattaaaacatacgACTCGATAactcatataaaatataatgaacAATATCAGATAAAACTGATTTCtatgtaaaatgtaaatgtattcTGATATTTATTCCAACTAACTATTTCGTTGAGTATTGCtattataaatttacatttcaaCATAATGAgttttgataatttatttgtttatatggtatttatgaaaatgtgttattctTTTTACGATTGTAAACGTTAAATAGATTATTAGAATTAGTAATTCCTGTTTGTTTGTGTTCTATTTTGAAATTGATAATGagaatatgtattattttttagattagtTCAGTACCTAATCTCAATTACTAATTCGTATTCTTGACAGCAATTTCACCAGCCATCATGCTTGTTTGAAAGTTCATCGTTCGTCTACAAAGCATTGGCCTAAGATCATCTAATATAAGTGTAATGGCCTTTGCTCTTCGGGTTCAGTCAATTATTGCAGGCTACGATTGTGCAATGCATTACATAGTTCACGGTCTTTTGATATCCATTTAGATGCGTTCTAATATATAAGCATTCGGTTTAGAAGGGCCCACGTCATCAATACTACATTATGCTAGGCATTATAGATCACAGATCTGCTCGCCTCACTCACTTGCAGTTTGCAATTTCTAgtcattatattttaatctgtaTAATTATagtgttgttttattttacattattctCTTCTCACCTGTATTTGTTTGTTGGCATAAAATCCAGACTACCTTCATTCAGATATTATATCATGGCTCTGGGCCGATAGATCATAAAGCAAAGCATAGCACTAGAAGACTTTTACGTTATAAGTTATGAACATGAATATGAACAGCTACTATAGTTGGTTTGTTTTCAATAGATGAGCAAGATCCAGTATTCAAATTTTGTCCTGATAGCATTTTCACAGAAACTGATCATAGGACATCTACTGCACGTGTAAGTTGGAAAACTCCAGAAATTGAAGATAACTCAGGTCAAGTGTCACTAGTTGCTTCAGCAAGTCCTGGTAGTGTTTTTAATATTGGAACCACTTCTGTTGTATACACTGCTAGTGATAACAgcaataacataaataaatgtgattttaatgtTACGGTGGAAGGTAACTTGGAATAATCTGTTTTTattctatttgtttttttttatttggtgtatcaataataaaatattataagtaACTGTACTTAATACAGACCAACATAAGATGATATATAATGCAACTAACTTTAGCAGATTAGTTTTGGATTGCCATAGTCAAACAGTGACAACCTATAAACATCGTGCCAACTACTTTACCAACAATTCTTCCCTAAATAGAACAAACTGGACACAAATAATATAGAAGGCGTAATAATCATATCGGTAATATGTTAAGACACAATCAGTCCAGTGGGTTTAAATATCTCAAATGTCTTAATAATATTAGAggaatattttgttaatttttttgtaGATAATGAACCACCGGTTTTAGAGTGTCCTGATGACATCATTGATATAGCAACTACCACATCTGGAATTGTCATTACTTGGCCAGACCCTAGCTTTATTGATAATTCTGGAAAATCTGTTATATTAAGTTCAACAAGTAATTCTGGAGATATATTTACCTTCGGGACgcataccgtattttatactgGATTTGACCAATCCAAAAATAGCGGTACATgtcaatttgaaataaaaataggaggtaagtatttatttgatcATGAATATGGAATGTATCAAACAATTGATTTTTGCAGAAAATACTACTACTTAAGATTAACTATACTATAGTGTGTTGTCCCACTCTCCAATACAAGTAGTGTAGTACAGTATAGCGTAGTATGGGCAATGTGTCACTAACCTAATTGGGCACAGAACCCAGAAAAACTGGCACAATAGACATCCTGATGAAGAATGGAGTTGTTTGTAATAAATAACTAAATGAATGTGTTGCTCTCGTAGAGTGATTCGGCTAACATTTCCATTTGAATAATTATAGTAACAAATCAGTAAAATATTAGGAGTACTACTAGCTGTACTGCACATATTGGataacctttttttttcattacagaTTTGTGTACTTCTTCACCATGTCAAAATGGAGGAACTTGTGTACAGTTAGAAACGAGCTTTGCATGTAACTGTCCTGTATTATATGAAGGAAATTTATGTCAAATACTACCAGGTATTAACTAAACGTTGCACTTTGTTAATTTCTCAAGGTTTAGGCTTAATATTGGATTAGGACATGCACGAATGATACAAAGAatataatcaataaatcaaatgtttctaaattaatcatattatatgtattatactgtataatttaggTGAACCAACAGCAGAAATTCAACCTTTATCACTGAGtgctaatttaaaaaatacagtcaCTTTCCAATGTATTGTAACTTACTCAATTAACTGGCGTTGGTATAAAGACAACATCGAACTCCCATCTGAAACACAAAGGCTAAAGTTCCTCACAATTAATGAAGTTGGTCTGGCAAACCAAGGCTATTATTACTGCAAAGCATTTGGAGTATCGCCACATGATGGCGTAACAGACATATCAATGAAGGCAGTCCTTGTTGTTACAGGTAAACATATTGCATTATTATATGTAAACGAATAGTGATCCAATTGCAAAATAGACACAGTTACATGGATTGTGGAATTAAAAGATCTCTAAACCAATTTTTCTAAAGTATATCAGTAAACTGTACTCAACTCAATTGACTTACTTTGGTATACTTCCATCCAATCGTTATGACCATGAAAAATTGATGACTAGTGCAGCTACTGTATCTGTATTCATTTCGGTGTGATGTACTGAGGTACAATGTCTAGACTTCGTATCAGAAAAGCAGATATTGTATGTATGTGTATATGGAACTGCTGATTTTGATGttacattaaataatttattataataatacgtTTCTATTAATCCTTAGATGCATTTACTGTACCAACAGTATTAACTTTCAAGAATTTACAATTTACGTCTGCATTAAACAACCCTTCCTCGGAAGAATTCAAAAACACTTCAACTGAAATTGAAAACTACGTAGGTTTTGTTAAACAATTTAGAAAAGTCGTTATCTGTATTTTGACCATCCCACCCCACCTCCTCTTCTCTAAAATCATAGAAATACTATGGTCTGTTGCTACCAACAGGCAATACCTATTTAAGAATTCATTTTTAGCTGTGTATTTTTGACATGATAAACACCTATAACCTTATTTTTCCACAGTAGTGGTGTCAACATAAATGCATAACCATGCCGAATTACAAAACAATTTGGttttaataacttattattttttcttgttttcagTTAACTGAGAGTATAATTATAACTGATATATTTGTTCAAGTTCGTACACTACGTTCTGGAAGTGTGATTGCTAACATCAACATATATAAACCAAGTGCAGACCAAAGTTACAATAATTTCAGCAAAAGTTTATCaggagaaattaaaataataggAGATAAAGGAGTTATAGATGCTGataatattatcatatttaGCACGGGTAAAACTTGTTTAAACGAGATTTTAAATTACTTGACATGTGACTTCTCGTTTCCATCCTCATTCAGAATAGAtggataacattttattataaacaaaatattatgataacctttattttgtattttatcccTCGGTATCAACCATTTGCATACATTAAACACCTACATtactaaatgtttattttgatatttttttagattattttaatcaataataaGCCTGTATgcattgtttttattcattagAGAGTTGCAATGTAGAGATAATAGATGGATTAACATTTGGGCTTGCTGATGTTGGTCAGAATACACCATCTGACGAAGTTTGTCCAGAATCTAAAATCAACTGTAAGTTGTATGATCGTTTTAATTATTTTCCTGTTTTGTGGATTGATCTCTTtcatatatgaaataaaatgttgataaaaatTCCTGGAGGATTAGATGGCACCACGTACGTTCCTACTACTTCCTGATATTTGTGATGTTGTACTTTGACAGCTTGCATAGGATTAATATAACGAGACAATAGGACTAGCGTCTTCATATTAAACATATTCAGATGAAAGATATTCATAACAATGTATTACATGGCTGCGGTGTGGTTATTACATTATTAGTATATGCCTCAGAAGAATCTGTATTCATCACAGAgtgatataaatattatattttgtcatAAATAGATGGTATGCCTCTAGGCTTGTGTACATGCTATAGTGATGGTCTGTCAGCTGCTGTGTGGCAGGATGTGATTTTGCAAGACTGTGGTCGAGATGCTACATCTGATGAACTTCTAGAAAGGTTAAATACGGTCAGTGAAGAAAGTGCTATATTGACTATTACTAAGTACTGAGATCTAATTGTAATGAactaattattaatgatttaatCATTAATGAATTTGTTCTACTTACTTTTAGTTCATCGTGTTTTACTATCTTGTTATATTGTAATTCATTTTAGATCACAGTTACTGAAGAAAATGCAGAGGAAGTAATTACTGCAGTCAACAACATTACAACAACTGAATCAGACACTATTACACCAGATGGTTTGGAAGCAACTGCAGAAATTATTGAAAGTGTTACTTCTGTAAATTCAACATCTGCTGAAGTgagtttatattttgtttatatacattgcagtataaaatattacatttgtAAACTAGAGTTGTccatgtgtattattattattatttattttaatttccgTCCAGGTGACATCAACTTTAGTTGGCACAGTTGCTAGTCTGTTTGAAGTAGACGATGATGTTCTCTTAGAGAGTCAGATGCAAACACAAGCTCCAAGTAGAATTGTTGAATCTCTTGAACAACAATTAGCAGTTGTTGATCTTAAAAACGATAAATATGAATTTGTAACCAGCAGCGTAGCGGTGCAAGCTCAAAGTGTTAAAACAAATGAACTTGATTACACTGGGATTGGAATCGCATCATATCAATCGGCAGATACCAGTGCAATAGTAAATGTGACAGGATTTAGTAAGAAGGTTGAGCTGAATAATGCCGCATCTGTCAGTATTTACATTCCTCCAACAATTACTAAAATGTTTGCAGCCTCCAATGGTAAGTTGTCAAAATGACgattattttgaaatacaacatgATCAGGATCATCATCAACGTACTcgttattcataattaataatcaaCACACAAGTATGATATGACTGTTCCAAATTTTTCAAAGAAACAAAAGTTTACAACATTGTCATTATAATGTATGTTCGGATTGTCcctcaaaaaatgaaaaataaagatgaaaaaaatcaaattttgaatagaccgttttgtagttaacataaagttattcacttccaccgaaaaaaaatccgaaaaaaatattgatttcgcttataaaaaaatcaaaataagtttaccattttttagaactcatcggctcagaaattaggccggtagagctaactcatacatatgcatgatatgttaatgagcatccacacagcagagatctgatctaacaatggacgatgcacgttgtatcaaagatagtgtagtaggaaGATGTTACACTTCGCTCAAAAATTAGAGAACCGCTCGAGATAGGGCGCCTCTCACGACGAGTAGGGATAGACGAATCTTAAAGATGAGGAGCGCAATGGCAAATCCCAACGAAAATGGTGTTTTCggcaataaattgtaaaaataagccacaaaaaacatcaaacttctttttttttttctttattatacaaagttaaaaattaatatgatgttttcatactgtttttggatcttttttattgttaatacatttatttggagTGAGTTTTGGAATGACATGACTGTAAACACTGAGCTAGGATCAGGAGGAGGCTCACGCGCGCCTGTAGACGCAATCATGCATGGATGCTGGTCATctcgtacccaaaccaacccgtacccaaaacaacccgtacccaaaccaacccgtacccaaaccaacccgtacccataaAAACTCTTACTCATCTTGGTAAACCCCAGTCAAGTCTGAAGTCATAATGCAAATTTTACAGTTTACAGTATTGTTGTTGGCAAacaatatatgatttatgaatatgaatttctgcaatttcaatattttctataCAGCAATTTCTAAAAACTCTAGATAGGAGGGGTAGGTAGAAATTATCTGTTTCTATAGATTAATATAGAATTCTAAAACTTCTCAGATATAGATTCTATagaacattttttgtaagggtAGTATAATAAAAGGGGGTAAAGTAGGCCTCCCacggatatttttttctttgatatACCTTACCAATATTAATGAACTCATCggcttataattaatattatcgaTAATGTTAGGCATTACATAATCATGGCAAATTACGATGAATGCACGAAAGTTCGGAGTGTTAcaagcataatataataattattagttattattaaattatttaaattaatagataattaacaataggcctaattgtttttttttaagtaaaaaaaaataccccgTAGTCCTAAATTCCTATTGAATGTTGCGGCCTACTGGTACCGTATTCATTGTATTCCCCTTATAGACGgctatttgtataatattattgattacaataaagattgattgattgattacaaGCCATACTACCTATTCTCTTGTATTACCCATTTAGAAATAAACCATACGTAAtcgattattatttttataggcatacacataggcctattattattaccacTAATAGGCCcctaatatatttattcactctGATAAAAAAGTGTTTCTAACGCTAGGTATTAAATTCTCTATCTCTGTCCaatgataaacaattaaatgtaaataataatttaaaaaaagttaagttgatttgcaaataaaaacattaaaataaaagaaataaaatatggtaGATATTCCAGGTACCTAAACAATTCCAAGTAATTGAAACACAAATTTGTATtccaaaacataaaaatatgattcatttgcactttctataaagataacagtacattttatatgttaattcgtattaaatcttaattttacagTCATATTATTCTTCTGTTATATAGCCTATTTCCTATACAATAATCTTCCGTATCCCTACTCGACGTGCGAGGCGCCCTTTAAATTTAGCTCCATGTTGTCTCGCTTTTATTTGCATTGAACGAATAGGAAGTGTAACATCttcctactacactatctttggttgTATGTACAACACCACCAGAGATCGACGCGACTCGACTGAGGGTTTCCCTGGCCTGatcgtataaatatgtaaagctgagctgttaatttgtcggtaagtaggcctatacggttattttaaatataataatatatataacgcaataataacaggaagataaattaattaacttagcctgggATTTTTTCCGTTCAGgactaggcctagaataattaatacatgctgctgcatattactaggctagtagtaagcagactgtgacaatcgggtccctgcagaagatgaccagctaggccctatacattgtactcttcatagactggcctaggctatatgccaTCAATCTTAGCTAAATTAcgaaaatacagccagcttgctgtaccatatatatttacagttgaagcttgtttaactaatttttatgataaaaataaaacaaacatttttcagggaaaatggttgcaatacaagcctgaaattgagaaccttccagcagcactgtacaagtagacagaggggaaagccagcttagccattttacaacacaaacaaatgttctctgtactgtagtaagtcaaatatttatcttctctttttataagttataacattataagtaatgtgttttaattaccatagaaaggtagtatacttatttgactatgtcaaagtaagcaatttcactagcccaattttgcactaaatatgcatgatctattttttccagattttcatactttgcttttactttttttaaagacgttgagctgatgaagactggaacagaggtcacccaaagacaacaatgatagactcggtattggaatatgattggacattgcaggaaaaatatttctgactctcctgctgcattcggccaatatgttcttgtccagcttgtaaaatattgtataatttgttttgtattatatgtacagtatattattttgtaaacataacattcaataaataaaaaaaaactactacaacagtacacaggataaattcttcaaatttctactaattatcaatgtgttgattgtggcagtaattacgacagctatagtcttctaagatcgctcacatctattacaaagtgtcattttaatagtaagaaacgtttcaataaattgtgaatgttgccactgtacgatacattttatgttattgttcaatcaatcaacctaaaaaaaaaaagaaatttgtgtcaaaatatctgcataaaatgtttatttgcggaatgttaatttgaacctattgcatttgatacagaaaatatttttaaattattgcatcagtaaaacatccaaaacaatatttagattttctttttttttaattttcactgccgaatagatagt
This region of Antedon mediterranea chromosome 8, ecAntMedi1.1, whole genome shotgun sequence genomic DNA includes:
- the LOC140057683 gene encoding uncharacterized protein, whose protein sequence is MFTTEIPSSWGDFCVKFNYYLGDSNDYIEIHHYRSFDHWFKSNTFYFKNAEWKQGLVSFTTAGTHFNRLQFHARTYRNIVAINNVNISRGACENCVDNIYLTTSDVINITSPYYPQNYGTYHNCEWTVESPQNTGILLTFYVLELSTCCDFLYITYVNTIGNTVTEYITGTEYTDQNSIVAKTNIIITFQSNGYGFYTGFALGLKVIGIDIERLVIECPTNVTSNNYIGEGNGLVIVSTDIGSRNATVIWDPPVTSDNETLSIISSPYESGDMIPIGIHTITFTATDSFGSIDTCDFGLQVEDNKDPVLVCPPNITTTTADGSEQAVNVNWTDPIVIDNSGEDITPTSKYNPGNNEFDIGSTDVIYDVVDSSSNAATCTFTVTVTDPEAPDIIDCPIGMIVNTTTGEAFAINVTWMEPTATDNSGETPIPVTVYTSGDNKFPIGDTTVQYNVSDSAGNFNDSCSFAITVQDEQDPVFKFCPDSIFTETDHRTSTARVSWKTPEIEDNSGQVSLVASASPGSVFNIGTTSVVYTASDNSNNINKCDFNVTVEDNEPPVLECPDDIIDIATTTSGIVITWPDPSFIDNSGKSVILSSTSNSGDIFTFGTHTVFYTGFDQSKNSGTCQFEIKIGDLCTSSPCQNGGTCVQLETSFACNCPVLYEGNLCQILPGEPTAEIQPLSLSANLKNTVTFQCIVTYSINWRWYKDNIELPSETQRLKFLTINEVGLANQGYYYCKAFGVSPHDGVTDISMKAVLVVTDAFTVPTVLTFKNLQFTSALNNPSSEEFKNTSTEIENYLTESIIITDIFVQVRTLRSGSVIANINIYKPSADQSYNNFSKSLSGEIKIIGDKGVIDADNIIIFSTESCNVEIIDGLTFGLADVGQNTPSDEVCPESKINYGMPLGLCTCYSDGLSAAVWQDVILQDCGRDATSDELLERLNTITVTEENAEEVITAVNNITTTESDTITPDGLEATAEIIESVTSVNSTSAEVTSTLVGTVASLFEVDDDVLLESQMQTQAPSRIVESLEQQLAVVDLKNDKYEFVTSSVAVQAQSVKTNELDYTGIGIASYQSADTSAIVNVTGFSKKVELNNAASVSIYIPPTITKMFAASNGTSDFRVVTVIYNDSSLFPTNQSNNATRTNGQIISLSIPGVKLNNLSDPIVTTFIPAEISKKNNETACVFWDFELDDGNGGWSSAGCYLANGSLDGSDRQICHCDHLTNFAILMNFYPGQEDTPFPRYITNIGLGVSIVCLLATLVSFTINRKLRKSKPKQILCHLCVSLLCLYLIFLVGIDRKDKKGSCTAIAGLIHYFLLTSMFWMSVQAINLYYLIVQVYNTHVSRFFLKACLFAWGLPAVIVAITVGIDVDNYANKDYCFLVVTRMYYSVALPIAIVLLFNMIVFIMVLRSISKLGKITAQAHEHNKSRHLLQNAACISVIMGLTWVIGFFAIGSAANEIQILFCILNSFQGFAIFVLYCLRSKDVRIFWTEEVRKRFYGVSSTLRGTKSSSVNSSTGRTTSFGLNSSKGEQPNSDFKTNSSNNQEYVA